The Lynx canadensis isolate LIC74 chromosome D1, mLynCan4.pri.v2, whole genome shotgun sequence genome has a segment encoding these proteins:
- the LOC115526418 gene encoding olfactory receptor 5B2-like, whose protein sequence is MKNRTDVTDFILLGLTDNPELQFPLFIMFTLIYLVTLIGNLGMIVLILLDSGLHTPMYFFLSNLSLVDFCYSSTVTPKVMAGLLMGDKVISYNACAAQMFFFAVFATVENYLLASMAYDRYAAVYKPLHYTTTMTTGVCARLAIGSYACGVLNASINIGDTFSLSFCVSNVVHHFFCDIPAVMTLTCSDKHKSELILVFISSFNVFFALFVIFISYLFIFTTILKIHSGEGYQKALSTCVSHLITVSIFYGTVIIMYLQPSSSHSMDTDKIASVFYTMVIPMLNPVVYSLRNKEVKNAFKKVVKKANFSLGFVLMK, encoded by the coding sequence ATGAAGAATCGTACAGACGTGACCGATTTCATCCTGCTGGGACTAACCGATAACCCAGAACTGCAGTTTCCTCTCTTTATAATGTTCACGCTCATCTACCTCGTCACTCTGATTGGAAACCTGGGGATGATCGTGCTGATCTTGCTGGACTCTGGTCTCCACACTCCTATGTATTTCTTCCTCAGTAACCTGTCTCTGGTTGACTTTTGTTACTCCTCAACAGTCACTCCCAAGGTCATGGCTGGGCTCCTAATGGGAGACAAGGTCATCTCCTACAATGCATGTGCTGCCCAGATGTTCTTTTTTGCAGTCTTTGCCACTGTGGAAAATTACCTCTTGGCCTcaatggcctatgaccgctatgcAGCAGTGTACAAACCCCTCCATTACACCACCACCATGACGACAGGTGTGTGTGCTCGTCTGGCCATAGGCTCCTATGCCTGTGGTGTCTTAAATGCCTCTATAAACATTGGAGACACCTTTagtctctctttctgtgtgtccaATGTGGTTCATCACTTTTTCTGTGATATTCCAGCTGTCATGACTTTGACGTGCTCTGATAAACACAAAAGTGAGCTGATTCTTGTTTTTATCTCAAGCTTCAATGTCTTTTTTGCactttttgtaatctttatttcctACCTGTTCATATTTACTACCATTCTGAAGATACACTCAGGTGAGGGATACCAGAAGGCTTTATCCACCTGTGTGTCTCACCTCATTACAGTTTCCATATTTTATGGGACAGTCATCATCATGTACTTACAGCCAAGTTCCAGCCATTCCATGGACACAGACAAAATCGCATCCGTGTTCTACACCATGGTCATCCCCATGCTGAACCCTGTGGTCTATAGCCTGAGGAACAAAGAGGTCAAGAATGCATTCAAAAAGGTtgttaaaaaggcaaatttttcTCTAGGTTTTGTCTTAATGAAGTAG
- the LOC115525537 gene encoding olfactory receptor 5B3-like gives MDNRTEVMQFILLGLTSDPELQIPLFIVFTLIYLITLVGNLGIIVLILLDSRLHTPMYFFLSNLSLVDLCCSTAVTPKVMAGLLIRDKVISYNACAAQMFFFAAFATVESYLLASMAYDRYAAVCKPLHYTTTMTTGVCARLAIGSYTCGFLNASIHIGDTFRLSFCMSNVIHHFFCDVPAVMVLSCSDRRVSELVLVYVVSFNSFFALMVILISYIFIFITILKMHSSTGYQKAFSTCASHLSAVSIFYGTLIFMYLQPSSSHSMDTDKMASVFYTMVIPMLNPVVYSLRNKEVKSALMKVVSEAKLSLRL, from the coding sequence ATGGATAACAGGACAGAAGTGATGCAGTTCATCTTGCTGGGACTAACCAGTGACCCAGAACTGCAGATTCCCCTCTTTATCGTGTTCACCCTCATCTACCTCATCACTCTGGTTGGAAACCTGGGGATAATAGTGTTGATTCTGTTGGACTCTCGTCTCCACactcccatgtactttttcctcagTAACCTGTCTCTGGTGGACCTTTGTTGCTCTACAGCTGTCACTCCCAAGGTCATGGCTGGATTACTTATAAGAGACAAGGTCATCTCCTACAATGCATGTGCTGCTCAGATGTTCTTTTTTGCAGCCTTTGCCACTGTGGAGAGTTACCTGTTGGCTTcaatggcctatgaccgctatgcAGCAGTGTGCAAACCCCTCCATTACACCACCACCATGACGACAGGTGTGTGTGCACGTCTGGCCATAGGTTCCTACACCTGTGGTTTCCTGAATGCCTCTATCCACATTGGAGACACGTTCAGACTCTCCTTTTGTATGTCCAATGTGATTCATCATTTCTTCTGTGATGTGCCTGCAGTCATGGTTCTTTCTTGCTCTGATAGACGTGTCAGTGAGCTGGTTCTTGTTTACGTAGTGAGCTTCAACAGCTTTTTTGCTCTCATGGTCATCTTGATTTCCTACATATTCATATTTATCACCATCCTAAAGATGCACTCATCTACAGGATATCAGAAGGCTTTCTCTACCTGTGCTTCTCACCTCTCTGCAGTCTCCATCTTCTATGGGACACTCATTTTTATGTACTTACAGCCCAGTTCCAGCCATTCCATGGACACAGACAAAATGGCATCTGTGTTCTACACCATGGTCATCCCCATGCTGAACCCTGTGGTCTATAGCCTGAGGAACAAAGAGGTTAAGAGTGCACTCATGAAGGTCGTTTCAGAGGCAAAATTATCTTTAAGATTGTGA